One window of Staphylococcus chromogenes genomic DNA carries:
- a CDS encoding SLC13 family permease produces the protein MATAAKNQKKSTFKPLWFGLSFVVLFIILLLPTSDSLPVMGKCALAILAFAVILWVTEAVSYPVSATMIVVLMILLLGFSPVQNLTEALGNPKVGKDVLSGGDLLGTANALKLAFSGFSTSAVALVAAALFLATAMQVTQLHKRLALWVLSLVGNKTKRIVIGAILVSIILAFFVPSATARAGAVVPILLGMVAAFGAAKQSKLAALLIITAVQAVSIWNIGIKTAAAQNIVAVNFINEQLGHDISWGEWFLYAAPWSIIMSVVLYFVMLKVIPPEQTEIEGGKELVQKQLQELGPISGKEWRLIIISVALLLLWSTEKILHPIDSSSITLIALAIMLTPKIGVMSWKEAESRIPWGTIIVFGVGIALGNVLLQTNAAQWLSDKTFGLMGLQHMPIIATIALISLFNILIHLGFASATSLASALIPVFISLTSTLHLGDMSIGFVLIQQFVISFGFLLPVSSPQSMLAYGTETFTVKDFLKAGIPITVIGYILVIIFSMTYWQWLGLL, from the coding sequence ATGGCAACGGCGGCAAAAAATCAAAAAAAATCGACCTTTAAACCGCTATGGTTTGGGTTAAGTTTTGTTGTATTATTCATTATTTTACTGTTACCCACTTCTGATAGTTTACCCGTAATGGGAAAATGTGCGCTTGCCATTTTGGCATTTGCGGTTATTTTATGGGTGACTGAAGCGGTGAGCTATCCTGTATCTGCAACGATGATTGTCGTTTTAATGATTTTGTTACTTGGGTTTAGCCCAGTTCAAAACTTAACAGAAGCATTAGGCAATCCGAAAGTCGGCAAAGATGTTTTAAGTGGCGGAGATTTATTAGGGACAGCCAATGCATTGAAACTCGCATTCAGTGGTTTTTCTACAAGTGCAGTCGCCCTTGTAGCAGCAGCGCTCTTTCTAGCAACAGCGATGCAAGTGACACAATTGCATAAACGTTTAGCGTTATGGGTGCTTTCATTGGTTGGGAATAAAACGAAACGCATCGTTATTGGCGCGATTTTGGTTTCGATTATTTTAGCGTTCTTCGTGCCATCAGCAACGGCACGTGCAGGCGCAGTGGTTCCGATATTACTCGGAATGGTCGCGGCATTTGGGGCTGCAAAGCAAAGTAAATTAGCGGCGCTATTAATTATTACAGCGGTTCAAGCGGTGTCCATTTGGAATATCGGGATTAAAACCGCAGCCGCGCAAAATATCGTCGCAGTGAACTTTATTAATGAACAACTCGGACATGATATTTCATGGGGAGAATGGTTCTTATATGCGGCGCCTTGGTCAATCATTATGTCTGTCGTGCTCTATTTTGTGATGCTGAAAGTCATTCCGCCAGAACAAACGGAAATTGAAGGTGGAAAAGAGCTTGTCCAAAAACAATTACAAGAGCTTGGCCCTATTTCAGGTAAAGAGTGGCGTCTCATCATTATTTCTGTGGCTTTACTCTTATTATGGTCTACTGAAAAAATACTTCATCCAATTGATTCTTCGTCAATCACATTGATTGCTCTTGCGATTATGCTCACACCTAAAATTGGGGTCATGAGCTGGAAAGAAGCAGAAAGTCGTATTCCTTGGGGAACAATCATTGTCTTTGGTGTAGGGATTGCATTAGGTAATGTCTTACTTCAAACAAACGCTGCACAGTGGTTGAGTGATAAAACATTTGGATTAATGGGCTTACAACATATGCCTATCATTGCAACGATCGCACTCATTTCATTATTTAACATTTTAATCCATCTCGGTTTTGCGAGTGCCACAAGTTTGGCGTCGGCGTTAATACCGGTGTTTATTTCTTTAACATCTACGTTACATTTAGGAGATATGTCCATCGGTTTTGTATTGATTCAACAATTTGTGATTAGTTTTGGTTTCTTATTACCCGTCAGCTCACCACAAAGTATGTTGGCTTATGGAACTGAAACATTTACAGTTAAAGATTTCCTTAAAGCAGGGATTCCAATTACAGTCATCGGCTATATTTTAGTCATTATTTTCAGTATGACTTATTGGCAATGGCTTGGATTATTATAA
- a CDS encoding formate/nitrite transporter family protein has protein sequence MGIEKPTKHLKDTYASREIVEAIVSSVAMKEVMLDRALPRYILKSMMSGFLLAIVTVFMLAMKTQFAGALPAVVNLMGAIAFSIALVFIVLTHSELLTSNFMYLTVGAYYRAISIGKMLWLFTVCFIGNILGAFVLFGLMIFTKVMTPEMIQALSATVDAKTVASTWHAILVKAIFANFFINIGIYVSMMFKEGLSKTFFIAVGVIIFVFMGYEHVVYNAGLFVGMIFYNIDAVSWLDVLKNIVFAFIGNYIGGGILVGLLYAYFNGSRKKY, from the coding sequence ATGGGAATTGAAAAACCAACAAAACACCTCAAAGATACCTATGCATCGAGAGAAATTGTAGAAGCCATTGTCAGCTCAGTGGCCATGAAAGAAGTCATGTTAGATCGTGCCTTACCAAGATACATATTGAAATCGATGATGTCTGGCTTTTTACTCGCCATTGTGACAGTTTTTATGCTTGCCATGAAAACACAATTTGCTGGGGCACTGCCTGCGGTTGTCAACTTAATGGGGGCCATAGCCTTTAGTATCGCCTTAGTTTTTATTGTATTAACGCATTCAGAATTGTTAACAAGTAACTTTATGTATCTTACTGTAGGGGCTTATTATCGCGCCATTTCAATTGGAAAAATGCTTTGGCTCTTTACAGTATGTTTTATTGGAAATATTTTAGGTGCATTCGTGTTATTTGGTTTAATGATTTTTACGAAGGTCATGACGCCTGAAATGATTCAAGCACTTTCAGCTACGGTTGATGCAAAAACGGTCGCTTCAACATGGCACGCCATACTTGTTAAAGCGATTTTTGCCAACTTCTTTATCAATATTGGAATATACGTTTCCATGATGTTTAAAGAGGGGCTCTCAAAAACATTTTTTATTGCCGTTGGTGTAATTATTTTCGTGTTTATGGGTTATGAACACGTGGTTTATAATGCGGGATTGTTTGTCGGTATGATTTTTTATAATATCGATGCCGTTTCATGGTTAGACGTGCTTAAAAATATCGTCTTTGCTTTTATCGGAAACTACATTGGTGGCGGTATTTTAGTCGGTTTACTCTATGCTTACTTCAACGGAAGTCGCAAAAAATATTAA
- a CDS encoding GNAT family N-acetyltransferase: protein MSSPQIRMATLQDAPELQKLMHRAFTPLREAGIDWPSVNADLEMIEKNIKYNAAYVLEQDGRLISTLSIRFPWEPKHKVSQFPFVWWFATDPNFGGKGYGNQLMTYIEETILRDTLKAPAVVLGTSARKMSWLKDVYERRGYTSFFELEEPSGDRGAMMVKVLIPERYNESLLTPPPWYEGE, encoded by the coding sequence ATGAGTTCACCACAAATTAGAATGGCCACGCTACAAGATGCACCCGAATTACAAAAACTCATGCACCGTGCGTTTACACCGTTACGTGAAGCGGGGATTGATTGGCCATCCGTGAATGCAGATTTAGAAATGATTGAAAAAAACATTAAATATAACGCAGCGTACGTCCTAGAACAAGATGGACGTTTGATTTCCACATTGTCAATTCGTTTTCCTTGGGAGCCTAAACATAAAGTATCACAATTTCCATTTGTGTGGTGGTTTGCGACTGATCCTAATTTTGGAGGCAAAGGCTACGGAAATCAACTCATGACATACATCGAAGAAACCATTTTAAGAGACACATTAAAAGCACCTGCTGTGGTTTTAGGAACTTCAGCACGTAAAATGTCATGGCTTAAAGACGTTTATGAACGTAGAGGATATACCTCCTTCTTTGAACTTGAAGAACCAAGTGGCGATCGTGGTGCCATGATGGTGAAAGTACTCATTCCAGAACGTTATAATGAATCATTGCTCACACCACCGCCGTGGTATGAAGGGGAATAA
- a CDS encoding sirohydrochlorin chelatase, translating to MHKTILVVHGMRKGKLNETLLHFIDQTFEDIDVDYEVAFLESETIQLDEVIQKTVDAGYTRIHLVPLLLFTASHYYEDIEAIYHDFQQQNPNVQFVLANPLGTHPKMADWVADQMQAYQNDIDKATGIVILAHGNARFNEPDLALTEICDKLSTVEHPCYPSMVYGELEFTKTLPKIAKKHPKLLIIPFFFYDGYLVNKTKQRIEALNLSNTLVFTSAINFHPVLKEIVQIRIAECEEVPDVSGTTQS from the coding sequence ATGCATAAGACCATTTTAGTCGTGCATGGGATGCGAAAAGGTAAATTAAATGAAACGTTGTTACACTTTATTGACCAAACATTTGAAGATATAGATGTGGATTATGAAGTGGCATTTTTAGAGAGTGAAACGATTCAATTGGATGAGGTCATTCAAAAAACAGTAGATGCAGGCTATACGCGTATTCATTTAGTGCCGTTGTTGTTATTTACTGCGTCACACTATTATGAAGATATCGAAGCTATTTATCATGATTTTCAACAACAAAATCCCAATGTTCAATTTGTATTAGCCAATCCATTAGGAACACATCCTAAAATGGCGGATTGGGTCGCTGATCAAATGCAAGCCTATCAAAATGACATCGATAAAGCCACGGGCATTGTGATATTGGCACATGGGAATGCGAGATTTAACGAACCAGACCTTGCATTGACTGAAATTTGTGACAAATTGTCGACGGTTGAGCATCCATGTTATCCATCCATGGTATACGGAGAACTCGAATTTACAAAAACATTGCCAAAGATTGCGAAAAAGCATCCAAAGCTACTTATTATTCCATTTTTCTTTTATGATGGTTATCTTGTCAATAAAACAAAACAACGTATTGAAGCTTTGAATTTAAGTAATACACTCGTTTTTACATCGGCGATTAATTTCCATCCTGTACTCAAAGAAATCGTTCAGATTAGAATCGCTGAATGTGAGGAGGTGCCTGATGTATCCGGTACAACTCAATCTTAA
- a CDS encoding precorrin-2 dehydrogenase/sirohydrochlorin ferrochelatase family protein yields the protein MYPVQLNLKDRHVVIIGGGKIAWRKFSKLVTEPCTIDVVSPEFHEAFETVQSSERFRLIREKYDATKIAHADLIVIATNNPQINNQVAQDALPTQWINHTGDQTQSDFFNMLTFEHDGLTISVSSKGQNIERTKRYAAKIKEILAATEEDMHE from the coding sequence ATGTATCCGGTACAACTCAATCTTAAGGATAGGCATGTGGTCATCATAGGTGGTGGCAAAATTGCTTGGCGCAAGTTCAGTAAGCTAGTGACCGAGCCTTGTACAATTGACGTTGTCAGTCCCGAATTTCATGAGGCTTTTGAGACAGTTCAATCTTCAGAACGATTTCGATTGATACGAGAAAAATACGATGCGACTAAAATAGCTCATGCCGATTTAATCGTGATTGCGACGAATAATCCCCAAATCAACAACCAAGTGGCTCAAGATGCTTTACCCACGCAATGGATAAATCATACTGGAGACCAAACACAATCAGACTTTTTTAATATGTTAACGTTTGAGCACGATGGGCTGACCATCAGTGTGAGTTCAAAAGGGCAGAATATAGAACGGACGAAACGATATGCGGCGAAAATTAAAGAGATTTTAGCTGCAACTGAGGAGGATATGCATGAGTAA
- the nirB gene encoding nitrite reductase large subunit NirB has translation MSKTKLLMIGNGMAGVRTIEEILERDPDKFDITIIGKEPYPNYNRIMLSNILQNKMTVEETIMNPYEWYEERGIRLITGDKVVKIDREAQHVETEQGQIVSYDQMIIATGSDSFILPIDGSRLEGVVGFRTIDDTEKMLETAKTKKNAIVIGGGLLGLECARGLVDQGMNVTVVHLAEWLMEVQLDRKAGELLKADLEKQGIHFELQANTQEILGEKHVEGIRLSDGRVLEADMVVMAVGIRPVTKEARAAGLEIGRGIVVDDFMKTSDPNIYAVGECAEHRSKVYGLVAPLYEQGKVLADHITGIPTEGYKGSTTFTSLKVSGCDLFSAGWITESDGIRGIETFNGVDNIYKKVFVKDKTIVGAVLYGDTEEGNRFYNMMKKGDTIDEYTLVSLLHKAGEVDAISVADMDNDETICGCNGVSKGTIIEAIQDQGLKSVAEVTKATKAGNSCGKCKGQIAELLEHTLGEEFVASAPTGICACTDLTRDQIVTQIRAKGLKTSKEVRHVLDFKDKGGCPKCRPAINYYLNMVYPHEHEDEKASRFANERYHANIQNDGTFSVIPQMRGGVTDADQLIRLGEVAKKYNVPLVKVTGSQRIGLYGVKKEELPQVWEDLDMRSASAYGKKTRSVKSCVGKEFCRFGTQYTTKLGIRLEKTFEYIDTPHKFKMGVSGCPRSCVESGVKDFGVIGVENGFQIYVGGNGGTDVVVAELLTTVETEDEVVKLCGAYMQYYRETGIYAERTAPWLKRLGFDQVKSVVLDPEKQEALYQRIMDAKRAYENEPWHEVVKDTEKRTIFEVEKV, from the coding sequence ATGAGTAAGACAAAACTTTTGATGATTGGTAACGGGATGGCAGGCGTACGCACAATTGAAGAAATTTTAGAACGTGACCCAGACAAATTTGACATCACGATTATCGGAAAAGAACCTTATCCGAACTACAACCGCATTATGTTATCGAATATTTTACAAAATAAAATGACGGTTGAAGAAACGATTATGAATCCGTACGAATGGTATGAAGAGCGTGGCATTCGTTTAATAACAGGAGATAAGGTCGTGAAAATTGATCGTGAGGCCCAACATGTTGAAACAGAGCAAGGCCAAATTGTGTCGTACGATCAAATGATTATTGCGACGGGTTCTGATTCATTTATTTTACCTATTGACGGATCTCGACTTGAAGGGGTCGTTGGCTTTAGAACGATTGATGATACTGAAAAAATGCTCGAAACGGCAAAAACAAAGAAAAATGCCATCGTTATCGGTGGAGGATTGCTTGGACTTGAATGTGCACGTGGACTTGTTGACCAAGGTATGAACGTGACGGTGGTGCATTTAGCAGAGTGGTTAATGGAAGTCCAACTCGATCGTAAAGCAGGAGAACTGTTAAAAGCGGATTTAGAAAAACAAGGGATTCACTTTGAACTACAAGCGAACACACAAGAGATATTAGGTGAAAAACACGTCGAAGGGATTCGTTTATCTGATGGACGCGTGCTTGAAGCGGACATGGTCGTTATGGCAGTCGGGATTCGACCTGTCACAAAAGAAGCACGTGCTGCTGGGTTAGAAATTGGCCGCGGTATTGTGGTTGATGATTTTATGAAAACAAGCGATCCTAATATTTACGCGGTCGGTGAATGTGCAGAACACCGTTCAAAAGTGTATGGTCTCGTGGCACCATTATATGAACAAGGTAAAGTTCTTGCGGATCATATTACAGGTATTCCGACTGAAGGATATAAAGGTTCGACAACCTTTACCTCTTTAAAAGTCTCTGGCTGTGATTTATTCAGTGCAGGTTGGATTACTGAAAGCGACGGTATCCGTGGGATTGAAACATTTAATGGTGTGGACAACATCTACAAAAAAGTCTTCGTCAAAGATAAAACGATTGTCGGTGCCGTATTGTATGGAGATACTGAAGAAGGGAACCGCTTCTACAATATGATGAAAAAAGGCGACACTATCGACGAATATACACTCGTGTCCCTCTTGCATAAAGCAGGAGAAGTCGATGCCATCAGTGTCGCTGACATGGACAACGATGAAACGATTTGTGGCTGTAATGGTGTTTCTAAAGGAACCATCATTGAAGCTATTCAAGACCAAGGCTTAAAGTCTGTGGCAGAAGTGACAAAAGCGACAAAAGCAGGAAATTCATGCGGTAAATGTAAAGGTCAAATTGCTGAACTATTAGAACATACCCTTGGAGAGGAGTTTGTCGCAAGTGCACCAACAGGAATTTGTGCATGTACAGACTTAACAAGAGACCAAATCGTGACCCAAATTCGTGCGAAAGGTTTAAAAACGTCTAAAGAAGTCCGTCACGTCTTAGATTTCAAAGATAAAGGTGGATGTCCAAAATGTCGTCCAGCGATCAACTACTATTTAAATATGGTGTATCCTCATGAACACGAAGATGAAAAAGCCTCTCGTTTTGCGAATGAACGCTACCATGCCAATATTCAAAATGACGGAACATTCTCAGTCATTCCACAAATGCGTGGGGGCGTAACAGACGCGGATCAATTAATACGTCTTGGAGAAGTAGCGAAAAAATATAACGTACCTTTAGTCAAAGTGACAGGTTCACAACGTATCGGGTTATATGGCGTGAAAAAAGAAGAATTACCGCAAGTATGGGAAGATTTAGATATGCGCTCAGCTTCAGCTTACGGTAAGAAAACACGTTCAGTAAAAAGCTGTGTCGGTAAAGAGTTTTGTCGTTTCGGTACACAATATACAACAAAACTCGGCATTCGTTTAGAAAAAACGTTTGAATACATCGATACACCCCACAAATTTAAAATGGGGGTTTCTGGTTGTCCACGAAGCTGTGTAGAATCAGGCGTGAAAGACTTTGGTGTAATTGGTGTTGAAAATGGTTTCCAAATTTATGTTGGGGGTAACGGCGGTACAGACGTCGTTGTCGCTGAGTTATTAACAACGGTTGAAACAGAAGACGAAGTGGTGAAATTATGTGGTGCGTACATGCAATATTATCGTGAAACAGGCATCTACGCTGAACGTACAGCCCCTTGGTTAAAACGTTTAGGATTTGACCAAGTGAAGTCCGTCGTTCTAGATCCTGAAAAACAAGAAGCATTGTACCAACGTATTATGGATGCGAAACGTGCTTATGAAAACGAACCATGGCACGAAGTAGTGAAAGACACTGAGAAACGTACAATTTTTGAAGTGGAGAAGGTGTAA
- the nirD gene encoding nitrite reductase small subunit NirD, whose product MAITHEKVKVAHISELEPLIGKKVIVGDLQIGLFLTEEGDIRAINNVCPHKQGPLSEGTVSGHYVYCPLHDQKIDLETGQVQEPDEGCVATYPVEVIDGEIYLCL is encoded by the coding sequence ATGGCAATAACGCATGAAAAAGTAAAAGTGGCACATATTTCTGAATTAGAACCGTTAATCGGTAAAAAAGTCATTGTCGGTGATTTACAAATCGGTTTATTTTTAACAGAAGAGGGCGACATTCGCGCGATTAATAATGTATGCCCACATAAACAAGGGCCTTTATCTGAAGGGACAGTGAGTGGACACTATGTTTATTGTCCGTTACATGATCAAAAAATTGATTTAGAAACAGGTCAAGTTCAAGAGCCTGATGAAGGATGCGTAGCAACGTACCCTGTTGAAGTGATAGATGGAGAAATTTATTTATGTCTTTAA
- the cobA gene encoding uroporphyrinogen-III C-methyltransferase: protein MSLIAPPQVYLVGAGPGHPLLLSKKAERCIQRADVILYDQLVNPFILQFSSPKTEWIHVGKTPYSTSMRQEEINALMVEKTKTHQTVVRLKGGDPAIFGRLADEVDVLKKAGISFEVVPGITAASAAMSQLHRGLTERGVARNITFTTGHFKDDEEASIDITTLKNGGTLAIYMGVKRLPHLMEEVRSTIQENLPVAVIFNATCVNQHVIAGDVSTISEKVANAERTGPGITIVGHVVRDILKELPANKTMEYVCFHGTRTENMDKALDIYEAGGWAIIDNRDVEDLHPTQTALLTELMNTTTFTQHL, encoded by the coding sequence ATGTCTTTAATAGCACCTCCTCAAGTCTATCTTGTAGGAGCGGGACCTGGTCATCCGTTGTTGCTCTCTAAAAAAGCAGAGCGCTGTATTCAACGGGCGGATGTGATTTTATATGATCAACTGGTTAATCCATTCATACTGCAATTTTCATCCCCGAAAACTGAATGGATTCATGTTGGGAAAACACCTTATTCGACGTCTATGCGCCAAGAAGAAATCAATGCACTCATGGTCGAGAAAACGAAAACGCATCAAACTGTGGTTCGCTTAAAAGGGGGAGACCCTGCGATATTTGGAAGATTGGCAGACGAGGTGGATGTGTTAAAAAAAGCGGGTATTTCTTTTGAAGTCGTTCCTGGCATTACTGCAGCAAGTGCCGCAATGAGTCAACTGCATCGTGGCCTCACTGAACGCGGTGTCGCACGAAATATTACATTTACGACAGGACATTTTAAAGATGACGAAGAAGCGTCCATTGATATCACAACACTAAAAAATGGAGGAACGCTCGCCATTTATATGGGAGTGAAACGACTCCCTCATTTAATGGAAGAAGTTCGTTCGACGATACAAGAAAATTTACCAGTAGCAGTTATTTTTAATGCGACATGTGTGAATCAACACGTGATTGCAGGAGACGTCTCAACCATCTCAGAAAAAGTAGCGAATGCAGAGAGAACCGGTCCAGGGATTACTATTGTAGGTCACGTCGTTCGGGATATTTTAAAAGAACTCCCCGCGAACAAAACGATGGAATATGTATGTTTTCATGGGACGCGCACGGAAAATATGGACAAAGCGTTAGATATATATGAAGCTGGCGGATGGGCCATTATCGATAATCGAGATGTGGAAGATTTGCATCCGACACAAACAGCGCTTTTGACTGAATTAATGAACACGACCACATTTACACAACATTTATAA